Proteins found in one Hyla sarda isolate aHylSar1 chromosome 7, aHylSar1.hap1, whole genome shotgun sequence genomic segment:
- the LOC130283169 gene encoding t-SNARE domain-containing protein 1-like encodes MSQEIAEDLSFAGDTSAPGPSNVCVYNTRRLGYSKHKNFSQREMLVLVEEVVLRFDDLFVNKSQTTLGFRNNLWKEVLVCVNAVGVDKRNVGQIKKKWNDLRSQVKKKMGILTKQRRGTSVVPHVNIQFSTMEELVRKTFATEQIEGVADLDVMALAHQRHDNTSPIAPPVEEPERPADQPPTADIAQETIPQEIETGSIDEDINNDIGFTPAQTRFLNDYTERNQANLKVIANAVVNIDHSLKVMCQLYAQSLQSQGVSQVAVDPPTIVVVDLF; translated from the exons ATGTCCCAGGAGATTGCAGAGGATTTATCCTTCGCAGGAGATACTAGTGCACCTGGTCCCTCTAATGTGTGTGTTTATAATACTCGTCGTTTAGGGTATAGCAAGCATAAAAACTTTTCCCAGCGCGAAATGTTGGTTTTGGTTGAAGAG gttGTTTTGCGATTTGACGACCTGTTTGTAAATAAGTCACAAACGACTCTTGGTTTTAGGAATAATCTGTGGAAGGAAGTTCTCGTTTGTGTTAATGCAGTTGGAGTGGATAAGAGGAATGtggggcaaataaaaaaaaaatggaatgacTTGCGaagccaagttaaaaaaaaaatgggtatttTAACCAAGCAAAGGCGAGGAACTTCTGTTGTTCCTCATGTTAACATACAATTTAGCACCATGGAGGAACTGGTCAGAAAAACTTTTGCCACTGAACAAATAGAAGGGGTTGCTGATCTGGATGTGATGGCTTTAGCACACCAGAGGCATG ACAATACTTCACCGATAGCACCACCAGTTGAGGAGCCCGAAAGACCAGCTGATCAACCACCAACTGCGGACATAGCACAGGAGACAATTCCCCAAGAAATTGAGACTGGGTCAATTGACGAAGATATCAACAATGACATAGGGTTCACTCCAGCTCAAACTCGGTTCTTAAATGATTATACTGAGCGAAACCAGGCAAATCTTAAGGTGATTGCTAACGCTGTCGTAAATATTGATCATTCCTTGAAAGTAATGTGTCAACTCTATGCCCAAAGTCTACAAAGCCAAGGTGTCAGCCAAGTAGCAGTTGACCCACCCACCATTG TTGTTGTGGACTTGTTCtag